Proteins encoded by one window of Pseudobdellovibrionaceae bacterium:
- the rplP gene encoding 50S ribosomal protein L16 produces the protein MLSPKKIKWRKQRKGRIKGKATRGTDISFGDFALQTTEMGRITARQIEASRIAISRSVKRGGKLWIRIFPDKPITKKPAEVRMGSGKGSVELWVAPVKPGRILFEMNGVTREQAKEAFRLAAHKLPVKTKFLEKEEA, from the coding sequence GTGTTAAGTCCTAAGAAGATTAAATGGCGTAAACAAAGAAAAGGTCGCATCAAAGGTAAAGCCACCCGTGGAACTGATATCAGCTTCGGAGACTTCGCTTTACAAACTACAGAGATGGGACGCATCACGGCTCGTCAGATTGAGGCCAGTCGTATTGCGATCAGTAGATCGGTAAAAAGAGGCGGTAAGCTTTGGATCAGAATTTTCCCAGATAAACCTATTACTAAAAAGCCTGCTGAGGTGAGAATGGGTTCGGGTAAAGGAAGTGTGGAATTATGGGTAGCACCTGTAAAACCAGGTCGCATTTTGTTTGAAATGAACGGTGTGACTCGCGAACAAGCTAAAGAAGCTTTTAGACTTGCAGCTCATAAACTTCCCGTAAAAACAAAGTTTCTTGAGAAGGAAGAGGCATAA
- the rpmC gene encoding 50S ribosomal protein L29, translating to MKFKEIKDLTVEELRKREGSLRTELFMVKMKHALGQVANPLLVRGLRRDIAKVKTSINQKLAK from the coding sequence ATGAAGTTCAAAGAAATTAAAGATTTAACAGTTGAAGAGCTAAGAAAGCGTGAAGGGTCACTAAGAACCGAACTTTTCATGGTGAAGATGAAGCACGCTTTAGGTCAGGTTGCCAATCCTCTTTTAGTAAGAGGTTTAAGACGTGACATTGCTAAAGTGAAAACTTCCATCAACCAAAAGTTGGCGAAGTAG
- the rpsQ gene encoding 30S ribosomal protein S17, translating into MSENEVKKRGRKIEVVGEVISDKMDKTISVKIFRNVKHPKYQKYVKRTSVFKAHDEKNIAKVGDKVRIMETRPLSKTKRWQLSAILGADGKEVQR; encoded by the coding sequence ATGAGTGAAAATGAAGTAAAAAAACGCGGTCGTAAAATTGAAGTTGTTGGTGAAGTGATCAGCGATAAAATGGACAAGACAATTTCTGTAAAAATATTTAGAAATGTAAAACATCCTAAATATCAGAAGTATGTGAAAAGAACGTCTGTATTTAAAGCTCACGATGAAAAGAACATTGCTAAAGTTGGTGATAAAGTTCGTATCATGGAGACTCGTCCATTGAGTAAAACGAAAAGATGGCAACTTTCTGCAATTCTTGGAGCTGATGGTAAAGAGGTGCAGAGATGA
- the rplN gene encoding 50S ribosomal protein L14, translated as MIQVQTRLNVADNSGAKEVQCIKVLGGSKRRTAGVGDIIVVSIKQAIPNSKVKKGDVAKAVIVRTIHKIRRPDGSYIRFDENSAVLLNNNKEPIGTRIFGPVARELRAKSFIKIVSLAPEVL; from the coding sequence ATGATTCAAGTACAAACACGTTTAAATGTGGCAGATAATTCTGGCGCAAAAGAAGTTCAATGTATTAAAGTTTTAGGCGGTTCTAAAAGAAGAACTGCTGGAGTCGGTGACATCATCGTGGTTTCTATTAAGCAGGCCATTCCTAACTCTAAAGTTAAAAAAGGGGATGTAGCAAAAGCTGTGATCGTTAGAACTATTCACAAGATTCGCAGACCAGATGGCAGCTATATCCGTTTTGATGAGAACTCTGCCGTTTTATTAAATAACAATAAAGAGCCAATTGGAACTCGTATTTTTGGACCAGTTGCTAGAGAGTTAAGAGCAAAATCTTTTATTAAGATTGTATCTCTAGCTCCTGAGGTTCTGTAG